The Calditerrivibrio nitroreducens DSM 19672 genome window below encodes:
- the yedF gene encoding sulfurtransferase-like selenium metabolism protein YedF, which yields MVIDARGKPCPTPVIMTKKYLDSITEGTFTVIVDSEVSKINVSKFLESQGVSFEIDQNGNEFKFTVAKGFSCSLPQTEQKSESQPSKNIVVFITAETIGHENLDLGKILMVGFLKNLKEQSPLPNTIIFVNTGVFITTKESEIVSALKELEANGVEILNCGTCLNFFNIDTKNLLVGSVTDAYTVARRLFDADKVIRL from the coding sequence ATGGTAATTGATGCAAGAGGGAAACCATGTCCAACACCTGTGATTATGACTAAAAAATATCTTGACAGTATTACAGAAGGTACCTTTACCGTCATTGTGGATAGTGAAGTATCGAAGATCAACGTATCAAAATTCCTGGAAAGTCAGGGTGTAAGCTTTGAAATCGATCAAAATGGCAATGAGTTTAAATTTACAGTTGCTAAAGGGTTTAGCTGTAGTTTACCCCAGACAGAGCAGAAATCAGAATCACAGCCTTCAAAAAATATTGTGGTTTTTATAACAGCTGAGACAATTGGGCATGAAAATCTGGATCTGGGAAAGATTTTGATGGTAGGGTTTCTAAAAAATCTCAAGGAGCAATCCCCTCTACCCAATACGATCATATTTGTAAACACCGGTGTTTTTATAACCACCAAGGAGTCTGAGATTGTGTCCGCTTTAAAAGAACTTGAAGCTAATGGGGTGGAGATACTAAATTGCGGTACCTGTTTAAATTTCTTCAATATCGATACCAAAAATCTTTTAGTGGGATCTGTGACGGATGCATATACAGTTGCCAGAAGACTGTTTGATGCGGATAAAGTAATAAGATTGTAA
- a CDS encoding helix-turn-helix domain-containing protein, with the protein MEEFNINIGERIKRLRHMRNLTLQDVANFTGFSKALISQIENNVVTPPITTLAKIAKVLNVKMVYFFEDDLDFKEYYLVKKNDRKIAYREGAKHGYIYEELAHIKNNDIFESFVVTIRSEPREKKLFSHEGYEFMYILEGGIRMYLNNDVVTLEEGDSISFSSKIPHYAETLGDKDAKILSIRMKSIDIKALINQAGKDK; encoded by the coding sequence ATGGAGGAATTTAATATAAATATCGGGGAAAGGATCAAAAGATTGCGCCACATGAGGAATCTTACTTTGCAGGATGTGGCAAATTTCACAGGCTTTTCAAAAGCTCTGATATCACAGATAGAAAACAATGTGGTTACTCCCCCCATTACCACACTTGCAAAGATTGCAAAGGTATTAAATGTCAAGATGGTTTATTTCTTTGAAGATGATTTAGACTTTAAAGAATACTATTTAGTCAAAAAAAATGACAGGAAAATCGCCTACAGGGAAGGGGCAAAGCATGGGTATATCTATGAAGAGCTGGCACATATAAAAAACAATGATATTTTTGAGTCGTTTGTGGTGACAATTAGATCGGAGCCGAGGGAAAAAAAACTTTTTAGCCATGAAGGGTATGAGTTTATGTATATCTTAGAAGGGGGGATAAGGATGTATTTGAATAATGACGTTGTGACATTGGAAGAGGGGGACTCAATATCTTTCAGCTCCAAAATTCCCCATTATGCAGAAACATTGGGCGATAAGGATGCAAAGATACTCAGTATTCGTATGAAATCTATAGATATCAAAGCTTTGATAAATCAGGCTGGCAAGGATAAGTAA
- a CDS encoding flagellar basal body-associated FliL family protein, which yields MKIVFKIIGVFIILSIIIFLIYKEKFTAQFKPYNTPKVKIDGVIVSTSGNEYKSANINLYLELSEEKSALLVEEDRKRITAMISEALVDSKDVKSPAGKEEMKLKIKRVLNSYYGKDIVKDVYFTYFMVYD from the coding sequence ATGAAGATAGTTTTTAAAATCATTGGTGTTTTTATAATTCTTTCGATCATAATCTTTTTAATTTATAAGGAAAAATTTACCGCACAGTTTAAACCTTACAACACGCCAAAGGTTAAGATTGATGGTGTCATAGTAAGTACAAGTGGTAATGAGTACAAAAGTGCTAACATAAACCTTTATTTGGAGTTGTCAGAAGAAAAATCGGCTCTCCTGGTGGAAGAGGATAGAAAAAGGATAACAGCGATGATTTCTGAAGCTCTTGTTGATTCAAAAGATGTAAAATCACCGGCAGGGAAAGAGGAGATGAAATTAAAGATAAAAAGAGTCTTAAATAGTTATTACGGCAAAGATATTGTCAAAGATGTATATTTTACTTATTTTATGGTGTATGATTAA
- the selD gene encoding selenide, water dikinase SelD: protein MIKLTHLVKAAGUAAKISPEGLQKALGGLKIYRDENVLVAFETNDDAGVFKLDENKYLIHTVDFITPVCDDPYTFGRISAINSMSDVFAMGGDPINALSVLMYSCDIDESIISEMMQGACDEFTKVKCSLIGGHTVDDPEVKLGFAVTGLITDGRYYKNVGAREGDLLIYTKPLGIGIISTAVKGEIASREDELNVIDTMLTSNYLASKIVKRYDISALTDVTGFGLGGHAFEMASGSNKVFEIFVDKLNFLPNTSEFANMGIIPAGAYYNKQFLAGKYLYLNQNSSLEIAMFDPQTSGGLLVAVSEKDASKLNEDLLNAGYKSSIIGVAKPINDDLFLKFI from the coding sequence GTGATCAAGCTTACTCACCTCGTGAAAGCCGCCGGCTGAGCCGCCAAGATAAGCCCGGAGGGCTTACAGAAGGCTTTAGGTGGATTGAAAATATATCGGGATGAAAATGTCCTTGTGGCTTTTGAAACAAACGACGATGCCGGTGTGTTTAAACTGGATGAGAATAAGTATCTTATTCATACAGTTGACTTTATTACTCCTGTCTGTGATGATCCCTATACCTTCGGCAGAATATCCGCCATTAATTCCATGAGCGATGTTTTTGCCATGGGGGGTGATCCCATCAATGCCCTTTCTGTTCTTATGTATAGTTGTGATATTGATGAGTCGATTATATCTGAGATGATGCAGGGGGCTTGTGATGAGTTTACAAAGGTAAAATGTTCGTTGATTGGTGGTCATACAGTTGATGATCCGGAGGTCAAGCTTGGTTTTGCCGTGACAGGTCTGATTACTGATGGTAGATATTACAAAAATGTTGGTGCAAGGGAGGGTGATCTTCTAATATACACGAAGCCGCTTGGTATAGGAATAATATCCACCGCAGTAAAAGGGGAGATCGCATCGAGGGAAGATGAATTGAATGTTATCGATACAATGCTCACTTCAAATTATCTGGCTTCAAAGATCGTAAAAAGATACGACATCTCCGCCCTCACTGATGTTACCGGGTTTGGACTGGGGGGGCATGCCTTTGAGATGGCTTCAGGATCAAACAAAGTGTTTGAAATTTTTGTGGATAAGCTCAACTTTTTACCAAACACGTCGGAATTTGCCAATATGGGTATAATTCCTGCCGGTGCTTATTACAATAAACAGTTTCTTGCCGGAAAATATCTCTATTTAAATCAAAATAGTTCACTGGAAATTGCAATGTTTGACCCTCAGACATCCGGAGGGCTTCTGGTGGCCGTTTCAGAGAAGGATGCTTCAAAGCTGAATGAAGATCTTTTGAATGCCGGTTATAAATCTTCCATAATTGGAGTTGCAAAACCTATTAACGATGATCTCTTTTTAAAATTTATTTAG